The sequence AATCCATTATCTTCCATAAAATTCAATAAAGAACTTTTGCCGGCACCACTCATGCCTGTTACTACATATATGTCCATATTTCGCCTCCTATTCTACATAAATATTTTTAATTCTCTTAATATCAATTTGAGCTTCGTTCGCTCTTCTTAATGCTTCTTTAACATCGCCAACACGCTCTAGTTTGTGCGCGTCCGAGCCAACATATAAGTCAACATCTATATCCTTAATCTTGATTAAGTCTTTAACACTAAGGTTTTTGTGCGATGAATTTATCTCTAGCGCAACGCCGTGCTCCTTGCATGCCTTTGCAAGTCTAACAACATTGACATCTATCTTGTCACCCGGGTGAGTAATGATGTTTATAGGGTACTTCTCTATCGCCTTGATGTACGAGTCGGTAACCCTTTCAGTGATTTTTTCGTGCCACTTTTTGAATGGCTTTGAAATCTGCGGCAATAATGAGAGCTTCATCTGCTCTACGAAATTATTCGTCTTGATGCCGTAGTGAAAGCCCATAAGCACGATGTCAAGGTAGTCCATGATGTCCGCGTCAAGGTCCACAGTGCCGTTGAAGTCAAGTAGGTTTGCTTCAACACCCATAAGTATCTTAAGGCCCTTCTCGTTATATTCCTCGTTTAACTTGTCTATCCTTGCTCTAAGAACTGGCAAGTTGCTTCTTTTTATACCAAACATATAGTGGGATAGGCCGTGATCTGTTATCGCAAGCTCCTTAAGACCCATCATATATGCTTTCTTCGCACTCTCTTCAGGCGTTTGTGAGGCATGTCTTCCAAGATTGCCCTTAGTTCCTGATGAGTATATAGTGTGCGTATGGTAGTCGCCATATAATCTAATTTTATTCATTTATTATCCTTATCTCCTCTTTGAGATCAACAGCAAACTTTTCTTTTATTATCTTCTTCACTTCACTTATCAAAGTTACTACATCATTAAAAGTAGCTCCTCCTGTGTTGATAATAAAACCTGAGTGCTTAGGACTAACCATAGCACCACCTACAGAGAGTCCCTTTAGTCCTGCGTCTTCAATCAGCTTCGACGCATAGTAGCCTTCCGGTCTTTTAAATACCGATCCAGCCGATGGATACTCAAGTGG comes from Fenollaria sporofastidiosus and encodes:
- a CDS encoding PHP domain-containing protein: MNKIRLYGDYHTHTIYSSGTKGNLGRHASQTPEESAKKAYMMGLKELAITDHGLSHYMFGIKRSNLPVLRARIDKLNEEYNEKGLKILMGVEANLLDFNGTVDLDADIMDYLDIVLMGFHYGIKTNNFVEQMKLSLLPQISKPFKKWHEKITERVTDSYIKAIEKYPINIITHPGDKIDVNVVRLAKACKEHGVALEINSSHKNLSVKDLIKIKDIDVDLYVGSDAHKLERVGDVKEALRRANEAQIDIKRIKNIYVE